One part of the Haliotis asinina isolate JCU_RB_2024 chromosome 2, JCU_Hal_asi_v2, whole genome shotgun sequence genome encodes these proteins:
- the LOC137274231 gene encoding uncharacterized protein: protein MGACCTKTQKLDLTRLDLTEVFSDYIWNKLYPEDVGKLKAAMTRRSKCKVEIRWEYLQKTSSTEWHDRAQDIDKEPEEPVCMHFAHYENSTGEEQKFSFGAERETVSSATFEFLESYTIGKEASIEIGIPDYLKIGAGVNEEVTMEKSNSKTFETRLQWSINSDISVNVGQKTKAEMKIVEKKTLSDFTVVSKMSYNDTKETNRRRLPYVIRDKDDNVLSVGSILNLEAPFRGRLPEKCEMVTFEDGGRTMVIRVSGTCKSITWQEQHVKVESEKLP from the exons ATGGGTGCTTGTTGTACTAAGACGCAGAAGCTGGACCTCACTCGCCTGGACCTGACCGAGGTCTTCTCGGACTACATCTGGAACAAGCTGTACCCAGAGGATGTGGGCAAACTCAAGGCCGCCATGACGCGGAGGAGCAAGTGCAAGGTTGAAATCAG GTGGGAGTACCTTCAGAAGACCAGCTCCACGGAGTGGCACGACCGTGCACAAGACATCGACAAAGAACCCGAGGAGCCAGTATGCATGCACTTTGCTCATTACGAGAACAGCACAGGCGAAGAACAGAAGTTTAGTTTCGGCGCTGAGCGGGAAACAGTGTCGTCTGCTACCTTTGAATTCCTGGAGAGTTACACTATAGGTAAAGAGGCAAGCATTGAAATCGGGATTCCGGATTATCTGAAAATCGGCGCTGGTGTCAACGAAGAGGTTACCATGGAGAAAAGCAACAGCAAAACGTTCGAAACTCGACTCCAGTGGAGTATCAACTCCGACATCAGTGTCAACGTAGGCCAGAAGACCAAGGCCGAGATGAAAATTGTAGAAAAGAAAACACTGTCGGACTTTACCGTCGTAAGCAAGATGAGTTACAACGACACCAAGGAGACCAACAGGCGGCGTCTACCATACGTTATCAGAGATAAAGACGACAACGTTCTGTCTGTCGGCAGCATTTTGAACCTCGAGGCACCATTCCGAGGACGTCTGCCGGAGAAGTGCGAGATGGTGACATTCGAAGACGGCGGACGGACCATGGTCATCCGGGTTTCTGGCACGTGCAAAAGCATCACGTGGCAGGAACAACACGTGAAGGTCGAGTCCGAGAAACTACCGTAG